A genomic segment from Microaerobacter geothermalis encodes:
- a CDS encoding NUDIX hydrolase has translation MKEISAGGVVYKKDKNNKIWIMLIEDRYSRISLAKGKQEPGETLEETALRETKEETGITGKIIKPLEVIYYQYYHPKIDQIINKEVHYFLIEGLEGVLQPQLEEIKGVKWVDPSEVWKIQKESGYENNDLVIKKALQELGFQI, from the coding sequence ATGAAGGAGATCTCAGCCGGTGGAGTTGTATATAAGAAAGACAAAAATAACAAAATATGGATCATGCTAATTGAGGATAGATATTCAAGAATCTCCTTGGCCAAAGGAAAGCAGGAACCTGGTGAAACTTTGGAGGAAACAGCTTTAAGGGAAACGAAAGAAGAAACGGGGATTACCGGAAAAATTATCAAACCTTTAGAAGTCATTTATTATCAATATTACCATCCCAAAATCGATCAAATAATTAACAAAGAGGTTCATTACTTTTTGATCGAAGGATTGGAAGGGGTTCTCCAACCGCAGTTAGAGGAAATTAAGGGAGTAAAATGGGTTGACCCTTCAGAGGTTTGGAAAATCCAGAAAGAGTCAGGTTATGAAAACAATGACTTGGTTATAAAAAAAGCTTTACAAGAATTGGGATTTCAAATTTAG
- a CDS encoding succinate dehydrogenase/fumarate reductase iron-sulfur subunit has protein sequence MKAYNNDLIAGGGINLVDVKIRRFHPGKDQHPYYSWFRVESAANQTVLDILTVILQEHELSLSFRFSCRTGLCGSCGMIINDEEKLACQTLANTLGQEITLEPLKNYPLIKDLTVDLTTSYSKYKKIAPAFAKNHDGSISGISRYLKHFPCLHCGLCYSKCKVVAIQPSFLGPISLHQMYVLEDLGKNPFSNYRKQMATHEGGIFDCMSFGCCGAVCPQSINPMESIHHLQHKWKK, from the coding sequence ATGAAAGCCTATAATAATGATTTGATTGCTGGTGGTGGAATTAATTTGGTTGATGTAAAAATTAGACGTTTTCATCCTGGAAAGGATCAGCACCCCTATTATTCCTGGTTTAGAGTAGAATCCGCCGCTAATCAAACGGTTTTGGACATTTTAACAGTGATTTTGCAGGAACATGAGTTATCCTTATCCTTTCGGTTTTCCTGCAGAACCGGTTTATGCGGATCCTGTGGAATGATCATCAATGATGAGGAGAAATTGGCCTGCCAAACATTAGCGAATACCTTGGGACAAGAAATTACTTTGGAACCCTTGAAAAATTATCCCTTAATCAAGGACCTAACCGTTGACTTGACCACTTCATATTCAAAGTATAAAAAAATCGCCCCTGCTTTCGCTAAGAATCATGATGGGTCCATAAGCGGCATATCTCGTTATTTAAAACATTTTCCATGTTTACATTGTGGCCTATGCTATTCTAAATGTAAGGTTGTTGCTATACAACCGTCATTTCTTGGCCCCATCTCTCTTCATCAGATGTATGTATTGGAGGATTTGGGGAAAAACCCTTTTAGCAATTACCGGAAACAGATGGCGACACATGAGGGAGGAATATTTGATTGTATGTCTTTTGGGTGCTGTGGAGCCGTTTGTCCTCAATCCATAAATCCAATGGAATCTATTCATCACTTGCAGCATAAGTGGAAGAAATAA
- a CDS encoding FAD-binding protein, translated as METLKTNMVILGGGAAGLCAALGAVQVSSSIRLILVSKGLIGKSGSSRMVQGGFNAALKGDDSWKLHLEDTLISGEFINRQDLVSTLAKEAPRCIEQLENWGCFFDRKEGNIHSKTFGGQTKSRTVHRKDFTGIEVTSKLFDQLLAFEEQVLFLQECRALQLLQNESGAVAGVIVFDIRKGTLYLIQAKVVVLATGGAATLFSVKAPPMEKSGDGMALAYRAGAQFVDMEMVQFHPTGLVVPGTLLNGSVVEEGLRGIGGKLLNSQGERFMERVSPNHKECANRDVLTRAIYREVKEGRGTENGGVWLDLRELKEDVIKDEFPNMWKRISLLGKDPKSDLLEVFPTAHYMMGGIRINPYGQTSISGLFSVGEDAGGVHGANRLGGNGIADSVVFGLRVGQNAAIAAINESELQRNFQLSLEKQCNQLKKKLQSPFLNEKGVNPFYLRKKLEETMSQLAGICRNEQGMISALHFIEKLKEWHPRTYINGNLSYNLALQEWLNVENLLIVASLIIHSALLRRESRGAHWREDYPEKNDRDWLSNIVIFKERDQEEDHQLKTKIEPVSFTMMSPETVNSRKSILPPETKLRS; from the coding sequence GTGGAAACATTAAAAACAAATATGGTGATTTTGGGTGGCGGTGCCGCAGGATTATGTGCCGCTTTAGGTGCCGTTCAGGTATCTTCTTCCATTCGATTGATACTGGTTTCCAAGGGGTTAATAGGAAAAAGCGGGTCAAGCCGTATGGTTCAAGGGGGATTTAATGCTGCTCTTAAAGGAGATGATTCATGGAAACTCCATTTGGAAGATACATTAATAAGCGGAGAGTTTATTAATCGCCAAGATTTAGTCTCTACTTTAGCAAAAGAAGCTCCCCGATGTATTGAACAATTGGAAAATTGGGGTTGTTTTTTTGATCGAAAAGAGGGAAATATTCACAGCAAAACATTTGGAGGTCAAACAAAGTCAAGAACTGTTCATCGGAAGGATTTTACCGGAATAGAAGTTACCTCCAAATTATTTGACCAGTTGTTGGCTTTTGAAGAACAGGTGCTATTTTTACAAGAATGTAGGGCTCTTCAGCTGTTGCAGAATGAAAGCGGTGCTGTGGCAGGAGTCATCGTATTTGATATCAGAAAAGGAACACTATATCTGATACAAGCAAAAGTGGTGGTGCTTGCCACTGGCGGTGCTGCAACTTTATTTTCAGTGAAGGCCCCACCAATGGAAAAGTCGGGAGATGGCATGGCCCTCGCCTATCGGGCAGGTGCGCAATTTGTAGACATGGAAATGGTCCAATTTCACCCTACCGGGTTAGTGGTGCCAGGTACCCTGCTGAATGGGAGTGTAGTGGAAGAAGGACTTAGGGGGATAGGAGGAAAACTGTTAAACAGCCAAGGAGAACGGTTTATGGAAAGGGTGAGTCCCAACCATAAGGAATGTGCCAACCGAGATGTGTTGACACGGGCCATTTACAGGGAAGTAAAAGAAGGGCGCGGCACTGAAAATGGGGGTGTCTGGCTAGATCTGCGTGAGTTGAAAGAAGATGTAATAAAAGATGAGTTTCCGAACATGTGGAAGAGAATAAGTCTTTTGGGGAAAGATCCTAAGTCGGATCTATTAGAAGTGTTCCCAACGGCCCATTACATGATGGGTGGGATACGGATCAATCCATATGGACAAACTTCCATCTCAGGTTTATTTTCCGTAGGGGAAGATGCTGGAGGAGTACATGGGGCCAATCGATTAGGAGGAAATGGAATTGCAGATTCTGTCGTTTTCGGTCTAAGGGTGGGACAAAATGCAGCAATTGCAGCTATAAATGAAAGTGAGTTACAGAGAAATTTTCAATTATCTTTGGAAAAGCAGTGTAATCAGTTAAAGAAGAAATTACAATCACCCTTTTTGAATGAAAAAGGGGTGAATCCTTTTTACCTGCGAAAAAAACTGGAAGAAACGATGTCTCAACTGGCAGGAATTTGCCGAAATGAACAAGGGATGATATCAGCCCTTCATTTCATAGAAAAATTAAAAGAATGGCATCCGAGAACGTACATAAATGGGAATCTATCCTACAACCTAGCTCTGCAAGAATGGCTAAATGTGGAGAATTTACTGATAGTAGCTTCCCTGATCATTCACTCCGCTCTATTAAGGAGGGAATCCAGGGGTGCCCACTGGAGGGAGGATTATCCTGAAAAAAATGACCGGGATTGGCTAAGTAATATTGTCATATTCAAAGAACGTGATCAAGAGGAGGATCATCAGTTAAAAACTAAAATCGAGCCTGTCTCTTTTACTATGATGTCTCCTGAAACCGTAAACTCCCGGAAATCAATCTTGCCACCTGAAACGAAATTGCGTTCCTGA
- a CDS encoding fumarate hydratase C-terminal domain-containing protein, translated as MQLHQLHPPFDTKTVESLKAGDIVEITGTVYGVRDANLIRLFQEKVPLPKELKREWEGAAVLHTAPSVRKDGENRYVPICVGTTTSTRMGRFTEGLMTQFGIKAFIGKGGFYEDGAQAIFKRKGVYLSIVGGAAALETTQIEAIEGVWWEDLIPEAIWKFRVNQLGPLIVSIDSHGGNLYQEVKARAKKHLTSMIKILN; from the coding sequence ATGCAGCTTCATCAACTTCATCCGCCATTTGATACTAAAACTGTTGAATCCCTAAAAGCAGGGGATATCGTGGAAATCACGGGAACTGTTTATGGTGTTCGTGATGCCAATCTAATTCGTCTGTTTCAGGAAAAAGTACCATTACCTAAGGAACTAAAAAGAGAATGGGAAGGAGCCGCTGTGTTACATACTGCTCCCAGTGTGAGAAAGGATGGAGAGAATCGCTATGTTCCCATATGTGTGGGAACGACGACCAGTACCCGAATGGGCCGGTTTACCGAAGGATTAATGACCCAATTTGGAATCAAGGCATTTATCGGAAAGGGGGGCTTTTATGAAGATGGGGCCCAAGCAATTTTTAAACGAAAGGGGGTTTATCTTTCCATCGTCGGAGGAGCTGCTGCCTTGGAAACGACTCAAATAGAGGCTATCGAAGGGGTTTGGTGGGAAGACCTAATTCCGGAAGCCATTTGGAAATTTCGCGTTAACCAATTGGGTCCCCTAATCGTCTCCATTGATTCCCATGGAGGGAATCTTTATCAGGAAGTGAAGGCAAGGGCTAAGAAACATTTGACAAGTATGATAAAAATACTAAACTAA
- the deoC gene encoding deoxyribose-phosphate aldolase translates to MGEIEIAKMIDHTLLKPEATAEMIDKLCEEAKTYGFASVCVNPVWVKRAAENLKGTDVRVCTVIGFPLGTTTSATKAFETNEAIENGAQEVDMVIHVGALKSGDDQYVREDIAAVVKASSERAIVKVILETGLLTDEEKERACRISKEAGAHFVKTSTGFNKGGATAEDIALMRRTVGPEMGVKASGGVRDYKTAKEMIEAGANRIGASSSVAIVNGSESDESGY, encoded by the coding sequence ATGGGTGAAATTGAAATTGCGAAAATGATTGATCATACCCTACTAAAACCTGAAGCAACGGCGGAGATGATTGATAAACTGTGTGAGGAAGCTAAAACCTATGGGTTTGCGTCGGTATGTGTCAATCCGGTTTGGGTAAAAAGGGCTGCTGAAAACTTAAAAGGAACAGATGTTCGAGTATGTACGGTCATTGGATTTCCCTTGGGAACCACGACCTCAGCGACAAAGGCCTTTGAAACCAATGAAGCTATAGAAAATGGTGCACAAGAAGTGGACATGGTGATTCATGTAGGAGCTTTAAAGTCTGGGGATGACCAATATGTTCGGGAAGATATCGCAGCTGTTGTAAAAGCTTCTAGTGAACGAGCCATCGTAAAAGTGATTTTGGAAACAGGTTTGTTAACCGATGAAGAAAAGGAGAGAGCTTGCCGCATAAGCAAAGAGGCAGGCGCCCATTTTGTCAAAACCTCAACAGGGTTTAATAAAGGCGGAGCTACGGCAGAAGATATTGCATTAATGAGAAGGACCGTTGGACCTGAAATGGGTGTGAAGGCTTCCGGTGGAGTAAGGGATTATAAAACCGCAAAAGAAATGATAGAAGCAGGCGCCAACCGTATTGGAGCTAGCTCCAGTGTTGCGATCGTAAACGGATCAGAAAGTGATGAGAGCGGATATTAA
- a CDS encoding alkaline phosphatase family protein, which produces MPVLLLFIDGVGLGDSKDYNPFFRFHLPGLENLLHQNKLTKDLGYFENDGIWLIPTNATLGVEGVPQSATGQSTIFTGRNAPSFLGEHQSGFPFPRLREFIKKDNIYVQVKKLGKTATFANTYTEDFFERPLTKRGWLSTTTIAMLSADIPIRLLGELLRGEGVFHDITRETLRQKIKGIATVAPEEAAGHLLGLTKRFSLTVHEYFLTDVAGHRQDWELANNVLHTYDRFLQTIIEEKDEELTVILVSDHGNIEDMRTNNHTSNRVPTLIVGKNGKVAAEMISDLTDITPAILSVLKHE; this is translated from the coding sequence ATGCCGGTTTTACTACTTTTTATAGACGGTGTAGGATTGGGTGATTCAAAAGATTATAATCCTTTTTTTCGATTTCACCTTCCAGGATTGGAGAATCTGCTTCATCAAAATAAGCTGACAAAGGATTTAGGCTATTTTGAAAATGATGGGATTTGGTTAATTCCTACGAATGCCACCCTTGGAGTGGAAGGGGTTCCTCAAAGCGCAACGGGACAATCCACCATTTTTACAGGCAGAAATGCCCCTTCTTTTCTTGGCGAACATCAGAGCGGATTTCCCTTCCCAAGGTTGCGGGAATTTATAAAAAAGGATAATATTTATGTTCAGGTGAAAAAGTTAGGAAAAACAGCCACTTTTGCCAATACTTACACCGAAGACTTTTTTGAACGGCCATTGACCAAAAGAGGTTGGTTATCCACAACAACAATTGCGATGCTATCTGCTGATATTCCGATCCGTCTATTGGGTGAACTTCTTCGAGGTGAGGGTGTTTTTCATGATATAACGAGGGAAACACTCCGCCAAAAAATAAAGGGGATTGCCACTGTTGCTCCGGAAGAGGCGGCGGGGCATTTGCTTGGCTTAACGAAACGGTTTTCTTTAACTGTACATGAATATTTCCTAACCGATGTCGCCGGTCACCGGCAAGACTGGGAATTAGCTAACAATGTTCTTCATACGTATGATCGATTTTTGCAAACAATTATTGAAGAAAAAGATGAAGAACTTACCGTAATTCTTGTCAGTGACCATGGCAATATTGAAGATATGAGGACAAATAATCATACGTCTAATCGAGTTCCAACTCTAATCGTTGGTAAGAATGGAAAAGTAGCAGCGGAAATGATTTCTGATTTGACAGATATAACCCCCGCAATATTAAGTGTTTTAAAGCATGAGTAA
- a CDS encoding Na/Pi symporter — protein sequence MKEIVIPFFVGLSIFLFGMQVMRVSLTNWVGDNLKSILLRFTNTPLRGFITGTLITMVLQSSSAITVLTIGFTNAGLLSFPQTIGIILGTNVGTTFTTQLISLDIHDYIPWILFTGIALWLLPRHSLKCTGLALFGFGSILVGIEGMQYIIQPLKQTGLFSNLISVAKENSLIGISIGTLITALIQSSTATTAITMGFMNDQFIPLIVGIAIILGSNIGTCITALLACIGSNRASRQVAASHIILNIFGVIFFYPLIPWLAEVVMILSVHPQSQIAHAQTLFNVISSLAILPFAVPFARLIEKMIK from the coding sequence ATGAAAGAAATCGTCATTCCGTTCTTTGTTGGGTTATCCATATTTCTGTTCGGGATGCAGGTGATGCGAGTTAGTTTAACCAACTGGGTTGGAGACAACCTTAAATCCATTCTCCTTCGATTCACCAATACGCCCCTTCGTGGTTTTATAACCGGAACATTGATAACCATGGTACTGCAAAGCAGCAGTGCAATTACAGTGTTAACCATAGGATTTACCAATGCGGGGCTATTATCCTTTCCGCAAACCATTGGAATTATTCTTGGTACAAATGTAGGAACTACTTTTACTACCCAATTGATTTCATTAGACATTCATGATTATATCCCTTGGATTCTGTTTACAGGAATTGCCCTCTGGTTGCTCCCCCGTCATTCTTTGAAATGCACAGGACTTGCCCTGTTTGGGTTTGGTTCCATACTGGTTGGAATTGAAGGAATGCAGTACATCATCCAACCCCTAAAACAGACAGGATTATTTTCTAACTTAATTTCTGTTGCCAAAGAAAACTCATTGATCGGCATTTCTATTGGTACCCTTATTACCGCTTTAATTCAAAGCAGCACAGCTACTACTGCCATAACCATGGGGTTTATGAATGATCAATTTATTCCATTAATCGTTGGAATCGCCATTATACTGGGAAGCAATATTGGTACATGCATCACGGCCCTATTGGCCTGTATCGGTTCAAACAGAGCCTCAAGACAGGTGGCGGCATCCCATATTATCCTAAATATCTTCGGAGTCATTTTCTTTTATCCCTTGATTCCATGGCTGGCGGAGGTGGTTATGATACTATCGGTTCATCCGCAAAGTCAGATCGCCCATGCCCAGACCCTGTTTAACGTCATCAGTTCCCTAGCTATTCTTCCCTTTGCCGTTCCTTTTGCCCGATTGATTGAAAAAATGATTAAGTAA
- a CDS encoding fumarate hydratase has protein sequence MAAMRMQSNPSIWELTEINYHKVEEVMKDLYIRALKDLPEDVRIALKEAYRREESPIGKKILETMLQSVEVADDKSLLVCQDTGIPVFFITVGNNVRFDGVRLEEAIKKGTKRATREHPFRSSICSCITRINDQSSTGSNIPVIHYEFIPGTHLEILCLPKGSGSENMSFLNMLIPEEGINGIKRFVLESVFQAGANPCPPCIVGVGIGGSSDLCMKLAKKATSRPIGSSHSDPLIAKLEKELLDSMNRLGIGPNGLGGNTTALAVHVEAADTHITMNPVGVNMMCWAARRAKAVFYSDGSHSVMT, from the coding sequence ATGGCAGCAATGAGAATGCAATCCAATCCGTCAATTTGGGAATTGACGGAAATCAATTACCATAAAGTTGAGGAAGTGATGAAAGACCTCTACATACGCGCTTTAAAGGATTTGCCGGAAGATGTAAGAATTGCCTTGAAGGAGGCATATAGAAGGGAAGAAAGTCCAATTGGCAAAAAAATATTGGAAACCATGCTTCAATCCGTAGAAGTTGCCGATGATAAATCCCTTTTGGTTTGTCAGGATACAGGCATTCCGGTATTTTTTATCACAGTGGGTAACAACGTGCGTTTTGATGGTGTAAGGCTGGAAGAAGCCATAAAAAAGGGAACAAAACGAGCCACCAGGGAACATCCCTTTCGGTCAAGTATTTGCTCCTGTATTACCCGAATCAATGATCAATCCAGCACTGGCTCGAATATACCTGTTATCCATTATGAATTTATTCCAGGTACCCATTTGGAAATTCTGTGTCTCCCAAAGGGGTCCGGTTCAGAGAATATGAGCTTCCTAAACATGCTTATTCCAGAAGAAGGAATCAATGGAATAAAGAGATTTGTCCTTGAATCTGTATTCCAGGCAGGGGCCAACCCTTGTCCTCCTTGTATTGTTGGGGTAGGAATTGGTGGTTCATCTGACCTGTGTATGAAGTTGGCCAAAAAGGCAACAAGTCGCCCTATTGGCTCCTCCCATTCCGACCCGCTGATTGCCAAATTGGAAAAAGAGCTGCTTGATTCCATGAACCGCTTAGGAATTGGACCGAACGGGCTGGGTGGAAATACCACGGCTTTAGCGGTTCATGTTGAAGCCGCAGATACTCATATTACCATGAATCCGGTCGGTGTAAATATGATGTGCTGGGCGGCAAGAAGGGCTAAAGCAGTTTTTTATTCCGATGGAAGCCATTCGGTCATGACTTAA
- a CDS encoding N-acetylmuramoyl-L-alanine amidase, with protein sequence MWRKLIWYSVILLLAVIIMPIQTGAQNPDDIHLVIEGKTVTSDVPPTIVNGRTLVPVRLITEQLGGTVTWEPETKKIYITGENIFLELQLKSTRALVNGRDVILDSPPALINNRTLLPLRFVGESLGANVAWDEATRTVIANQRISLFVNGADLKEEGKVYKINELLYAPLTKVASRLGIDMESGADLHSINIKMDEKELIVSDGMEIEGFKVKVLDSEIVVPVSFFAAVLNVDVSLSEDGRQVSIDKVTTLEGIIEKEKEVLLNIKGIKPQSFYLVDPHRVVMDFPNTVLSDQLKESSQQKTGQTFEKEIISDQETEHLQENMLESDSKMNLEASSSEGHVFVEAETSLSDEKTQEQTQNLIKEIRYSQYSMAPYTVRVVVELNQRSKYSISETEDGLSVKLDPIPLSERYLIVIDAGHGGQDPGARGLAGNYEKDLNLIVANKLIQDLQQYPEFEVVATRTEDVYLTLQERVDIANQLGAKLFLSIHANSYIPKAQGSETYYYTPQSADFARLIHKYLLKGTKLADRGLKTNRFFVIKNTTMPSALVEMGFLSNVYDNPILMTREFQERVAKSLAEGIREYYLNDE encoded by the coding sequence ATGTGGAGGAAGCTGATTTGGTATTCTGTCATCCTTCTACTAGCGGTTATCATAATGCCGATTCAGACGGGTGCACAGAATCCGGATGACATTCATTTGGTTATTGAGGGGAAAACAGTGACTTCTGATGTACCGCCAACGATCGTAAACGGAAGAACGTTGGTGCCCGTCCGTTTAATCACTGAACAGTTGGGAGGAACGGTAACCTGGGAACCTGAAACAAAAAAAATATACATAACTGGAGAAAATATTTTCCTTGAACTTCAATTAAAAAGCACCCGCGCATTGGTTAATGGAAGGGATGTGATCCTCGATTCGCCGCCTGCTTTAATCAATAACCGGACCTTGCTTCCCCTTCGATTCGTGGGGGAATCCCTAGGAGCCAATGTGGCTTGGGATGAAGCAACACGAACGGTAATCGCCAATCAAAGGATTTCCCTATTTGTAAATGGAGCGGATTTAAAAGAAGAGGGAAAAGTTTATAAAATAAATGAGTTGCTGTATGCTCCCCTGACAAAGGTAGCCAGTCGTCTGGGAATCGATATGGAATCCGGAGCTGATCTCCATTCGATTAATATAAAAATGGATGAAAAGGAACTAATCGTCTCCGATGGAATGGAGATTGAAGGATTTAAGGTAAAGGTCCTAGATTCAGAGATCGTAGTACCTGTTTCTTTTTTTGCAGCTGTTCTAAATGTAGATGTTTCTTTATCAGAGGATGGTCGTCAAGTATCGATAGATAAAGTAACCACCTTGGAAGGGATTATAGAAAAGGAGAAAGAGGTTCTGTTAAATATAAAAGGAATTAAACCCCAATCCTTTTACCTTGTCGATCCCCACCGTGTGGTGATGGATTTTCCAAATACCGTTTTATCGGATCAACTTAAGGAAAGCAGTCAACAAAAGACGGGTCAAACCTTTGAGAAAGAAATAATATCGGATCAGGAAACGGAACATCTTCAGGAAAATATGCTAGAATCTGATTCGAAAATGAACCTGGAAGCCTCCTCATCAGAAGGACATGTTTTCGTTGAAGCAGAAACATCTCTATCAGACGAAAAAACTCAAGAACAAACTCAGAATTTGATTAAAGAAATCAGGTATAGCCAGTATAGTATGGCACCCTATACGGTACGGGTAGTTGTGGAATTAAATCAACGGAGTAAATACTCTATATCGGAAACAGAAGATGGTTTATCGGTAAAACTAGACCCGATCCCCCTTTCTGAAAGATATCTAATCGTCATTGATGCCGGGCATGGCGGGCAGGATCCCGGGGCCAGGGGACTGGCCGGAAATTATGAAAAGGATTTAAATTTAATTGTTGCTAACAAATTAATACAAGATCTGCAGCAATACCCTGAGTTTGAGGTGGTGGCTACCCGTACAGAAGATGTTTATTTGACTCTCCAGGAACGGGTAGATATCGCAAATCAACTGGGTGCAAAACTCTTTTTGTCTATCCATGCCAATTCATATATTCCAAAGGCCCAGGGGTCAGAAACATACTATTACACCCCACAAAGTGCAGATTTTGCCCGATTGATTCATAAATATCTTCTCAAGGGAACGAAGCTTGCAGATAGGGGGTTAAAAACCAACAGATTTTTTGTGATAAAAAATACAACCATGCCTTCTGCATTGGTTGAAATGGGGTTCCTGTCAAATGTTTATGACAATCCCATTTTAATGACAAGGGAGTTTCAGGAAAGGGTAGCCAAATCGTTGGCGGAAGGCATAAGGGAATACTATCTGAACGATGAATAA
- a CDS encoding FadR/GntR family transcriptional regulator — MELEFQAITPRKISDEVYNQLKTMILNGKFPPGSKLPSTRELCELFNVGRSAIRDALSSLKGMGLISIKQGEGIFVNSYNPSLIFHRISLINSQDVIKLYQVRKMLEVEAAGLASINRTSDQLEKMTNAISQMENPSNETMVWQSDYQFHMAVSNATGNQFLHQLMISISESMKKAIFEVHHFIFSDQKVAKEMVCQHVRIYEAIKNGDASKAKETMRHHLLEVESIIYEHLGIDSNF; from the coding sequence ATGGAATTGGAATTTCAGGCAATTACACCACGAAAAATATCTGATGAAGTATACAATCAGTTAAAAACCATGATTCTAAACGGCAAATTTCCTCCAGGCAGCAAGCTTCCATCTACCCGTGAACTGTGTGAACTCTTTAATGTTGGAAGATCTGCGATTCGGGACGCGTTATCTTCTCTTAAAGGAATGGGATTGATCTCCATTAAGCAGGGTGAAGGAATTTTTGTCAATTCTTATAACCCATCCCTTATTTTTCACAGGATCAGTCTAATAAACTCCCAAGATGTCATAAAATTATACCAAGTGCGAAAAATGTTGGAGGTCGAAGCAGCGGGTTTAGCATCCATTAACCGAACATCTGATCAGCTGGAAAAGATGACCAATGCCATCTCGCAAATGGAAAATCCGTCAAATGAGACTATGGTGTGGCAGTCTGATTACCAATTTCATATGGCTGTTTCCAATGCTACCGGTAATCAATTTCTTCATCAACTGATGATTTCTATCTCAGAATCCATGAAAAAAGCAATTTTTGAGGTTCACCATTTTATTTTTTCTGATCAGAAGGTCGCAAAAGAAATGGTCTGTCAGCATGTCCGGATTTATGAAGCCATTAAAAACGGAGATGCTTCAAAGGCCAAAGAAACTATGCGTCATCATCTATTAGAGGTTGAATCGATTATTTACGAACATTTAGGCATAGACTCCAATTTTTAA